One Capsicum annuum cultivar UCD-10X-F1 chromosome 2, UCD10Xv1.1, whole genome shotgun sequence genomic window carries:
- the LOC124895915 gene encoding uncharacterized protein LOC124895915, producing MKEKISVTKLSPKKWGISGTSSFLLATLFAGVSILLNQGIDIRANISAVLGLAILDAILLGGSCLAQISSFWPPYKRRICVHEAGHLLIAYLMICPIRGVILDPIVAMQMGIQGQAGTQFWDEKLENKPAEGRLSGTAFDRYCMVLFAGIAAEALIYGEAEGGENDENLFRSISVLLEPTLSVAQVFLWLKMYFVSKILAEKAAMEEAKRITLIH from the exons atgaagGAGAAAAT TTCAGTGACCAAACTTTCGCCAAAGAAGTGGGGTATTTCTGGAACGTCTAGCTTTCTTTTGGCTACATTGTTTGCTGGAGTCTCAATTCTGCTGAACCAAGGAATAGATATTAGGGCTAACATTTCTGCAGTCTTGGGTCTTGCCATTCTAGATGCTATATTACTTGGTGGGTCTTGCTTAGCACAAATCTCCAGCTTCTGGCCTCCCTACAAGCGTCGAATTTGTGTTCATGAAGCAGGCCATCTCCTTATTG CATACCTGATGATTTGTCCAATTCGTGGTGTAATTTTAGACCCAATCGTTGCAATGCAGATGGGCATTCAAGGACAG GCAGGAACACAGTTTTGGGATGAAAAACTTGAAAATAAGCCCGCTGAAGGCCGGTTAAGTGGTACTGCATTTGACAG gTACTGCATGGTTCTATTTGCTGGGATTGCCGCTGAAGCTCTTATATATGGAGAGGCCGAAGGtggagaaaatgatgaaaatctCTTTCGGAGCATCAGTGTTCTTCTAGAACCCACACTCTCTGTGGCACAGGTCTTTCTCTGGTTAAAG ATGTATTTTGTTTCCAAGATACTGGCAGAGAAGGCTGCAATGGAAGAAGCTAAAAGAATAACATTGATTCATTAG